The proteins below come from a single Thunnus thynnus chromosome 10, fThuThy2.1, whole genome shotgun sequence genomic window:
- the LOC137191020 gene encoding junctional adhesion molecule-like, whose protein sequence is MGMDTVDVIYFMVSGTHSEVTVHQPPLLTAALGHDVTMPCRLSLSNNEKMLITPVLYWMYNSTLKVMPTSDKYKERVHTLDNTNSSDKSILLKNVMWADSGKYLCKLSITTEDQSFRKKGNETLLIIHDTMFFNLTSHNDSQLQCEVNVTRDPRIVLSIFHDGWKFQTVNNAVTALPYNTLSETISLKGRGKYECQLHLNEDLIMKSIFHWHSPEPDVVFPEPWFLYIAMLLVPIIILLCLVIAMLKDRCCVVQHLAGTERRSKGESGCQQRKEMHFSNALQGMQQ, encoded by the exons ATGGGGATGGACACAGTGGATGTTATCTACTTTATGGTCTCAG gtACTCACTCCGAGGTCACAGTACACCAGCCTCCCTTGCTTACTGCTGCTCTGGGTCATGATGTTACCATGCCGTGCAGGCTCAGTCTTTCCAACAATGAGAAAATGCTGATTACACCAGTTCTGTATTGGATGTACAATTCCACACTGAAGGTCATGCCCACCTCTGACAAATATAAGGAACGTGTACACACTCTGGACAACACAAACTCTTCAGACAAGTCCATACTCTTGAAAAATGTGATGTGGGCTGACAGTGGAAAGTACCTATGTAAACTCTCCATCACCACAGAGGACCAAAGTTTtaggaaaaaaggaaatgaaacttTGCTGATTATTCATG ACACCATGTTCTTTAACCTCACCAGTCACAATGACTCTCAGCTCCAGTGTGAAGTAAACGTGACCAGGGATCCCAGAattgttttgtccatttttcATGATGGATGGAAATTCCAAACTGTAAACAACGCGGTCACAGCGCTGCCCTACAATACACTCTCCGAGACCATCTCTCTGAAAGGCAGGGGGAAATATGAGTGTCAGCTGCACCTGAATGAAGATCTGATCATGAAAAGCATCTTCCACTGGCATTCGCCTG aACCAGATGTGGTGTTTCCAGAGCCGTGGTTCCTGTACATAGCTATGCTCCTGGTGCCCATCATCATCCTGCTGTGCCTGGTCATTGCCATGCTTAAAGACAGATGCTGTGTTGTTCAACATTTGGCTGGAACGGAGAGGCGTAGTAAGGGAGAATCAGGTTGTcagcagagaaaagagatgCATTTCTCCAATGCCTTACAGGGTAtgcaacaatga
- the scn1ba gene encoding sodium channel, voltage-gated, type I, beta a isoform X2, with product MSSVRELLLLLLLSLALLALQASLCHGACVEVDSDTEAVANKGFKLGCISCKMRGEVPAIATVSWYFRASDETEFSHIYSYVDYMEEIIDPRFYERLKWMGSKHTKDLQDGSIYIFNVTFNDTGIYKCIFNRVLRYTNYEFETNTSKTIVINVVPRLTRGMASILSEVMMYVSIIGLQLWLVVEMIYCYRKIAAAGEEALRESASRKNSRRLP from the exons ATGTCGTCGGTacgagagctgctgctgctgctgctgctatctCTGGCCCTCCTGGCTCTTCAAG CATCTCTTTGCCATGGAGCCTGTGTGGAGGTGGACTCAGACACAGAGGCAGTGGCCAACAAAGGCTTCAAACTGGGCTGCATCTCCTGTAAGATGAGGGGAGAAGTGCCTGCCATAGCGACGGTCAGCTGGTACTTCAGGGCTTCAGATGAGACCGAGTTCTCCCAT ATATACAGCTATGTAGATTATATGGAGGAAATCATTGACCCACGTTTCTATGAGCGTCTGAAATGGATGGGCAGTAAACACACCAAGGACCTACAGGACGGCTCCATCTACATCTTCAATGTGACCTTCAATGACACAGGAATCTACAAGTGCATATTCAACCGGGTCCTGCGGTACACCAACTACGAGTTTGAAACCAACACCAGCAAGACTATCGTCATTAACGTGGTGCCACGAC ttACCAGGGGAATGGCATCCATCTTGTCTGAGGTGATGATGTACGTCTCCATCATTGGGCTGCAGCTTTGGCTGGTGGTTGAGATGATTTACTGTTACAGGAAGATTGCAGCAGCAGGCGAGGAAGCCCTAAGAGAGAGCGC
- the LOC137191023 gene encoding uncharacterized protein — MFKVLLSELHHSFILMKWGWTLWMILYFMISGTRSEVQVHQPPLLTATLGHDFTMPCRLNLSHDEKMMTTPVLYWMYKSKEQLVPLSDKNKERVQILDDSKNSSDKSILLKNVTWADSGKYLCKLSITTEKDGSFRKNGSESLLIVYDTMFFNLTSHNDSQLQCEVNVTRDPRIVLSIVHDGCKFPAKSNDVTALPYDTLSETISLKGRGKYECQLHLNEDLIMQSSYWHPPEPDVVPPEPWFLYVALLLVPTIILLCLIIATLKNR, encoded by the exons ATGTTTAAGGTTCTTTTGTCTGAGTTGCATCACAgcttcattttaatgaaatggGGATGGACACTGTGGATGATTCTTTACTTTATGATCTCAG GTACTCGCTCTGAGGTCCAAGTACACCAGCCTCCTTTGCTTACCGCTACTTTGGGTCATGATTTTACCATGCCGTGCAGGCTCAATCTTTCCCATGATGAGAAAATGATGACTACACCAGTTCTGTATTGGATGTACAAATCCAAAGAACAGCTCGTGCCCCTTTCTGACAAAAATAAGGAACGTGTACAAATTCTGGATGACAGCAAAAACTCTTCAGACAAGTCCATACTCTTGAAAAATGTGACGTGGGCCGACAGTGGGAAGTACCTGTGCAAACTCTCCATCACCACAGAGAAGGACGGAAGTTTTAGGAAGAATGGAAGTGAATCTTTACTGATTGTTTACG ACACCATGTTCTTTAACCTCACCAGTCACAATGACTCTCAGCTCCAGTGTGAAGTAAACGTGACCAGGGATCCCAGAATTGTTTTGTCCATTGTTCATGATGGATGCAAATTCCCAGCTAAAAGTAATGATGTCACAGCGCTGCCCTACGATACGCTCTCCGAGACCATCTCTCTGAAAGGCAGGGGGAAATATGAGTGTCAGCTGCACCTGAATGAAGATCTGATCATGCAAAGCTCTTACTGGCATCCACCTG agCCAGATGTGGTGCCTCCAGAGCCGTGGTTTCTGTACGTGGCTCTGCTCCTGGTGCCCACCATCATCCTGCTGTGCCTGATCATTGCCACACTTAAAAACAGATGA
- the scn1ba gene encoding sodium channel, voltage-gated, type I, beta a isoform X1, translating into MSSVRELLLLLLLSLALLALQASLCHGACVEVDSDTEAVANKGFKLGCISCKMRGEVPAIATVSWYFRASDETEFSHIYSYVDYMEEIIDPRFYERLKWMGSKHTKDLQDGSIYIFNVTFNDTGIYKCIFNRVLRYTNYEFETNTSKTIVINVVPRLTRGMASILSEVMMYVSIIGLQLWLVVEMIYCYRKIAAAGEEALRESAAEYLAIASESKDNCAGEQVAE; encoded by the exons ATGTCGTCGGTacgagagctgctgctgctgctgctgctatctCTGGCCCTCCTGGCTCTTCAAG CATCTCTTTGCCATGGAGCCTGTGTGGAGGTGGACTCAGACACAGAGGCAGTGGCCAACAAAGGCTTCAAACTGGGCTGCATCTCCTGTAAGATGAGGGGAGAAGTGCCTGCCATAGCGACGGTCAGCTGGTACTTCAGGGCTTCAGATGAGACCGAGTTCTCCCAT ATATACAGCTATGTAGATTATATGGAGGAAATCATTGACCCACGTTTCTATGAGCGTCTGAAATGGATGGGCAGTAAACACACCAAGGACCTACAGGACGGCTCCATCTACATCTTCAATGTGACCTTCAATGACACAGGAATCTACAAGTGCATATTCAACCGGGTCCTGCGGTACACCAACTACGAGTTTGAAACCAACACCAGCAAGACTATCGTCATTAACGTGGTGCCACGAC ttACCAGGGGAATGGCATCCATCTTGTCTGAGGTGATGATGTACGTCTCCATCATTGGGCTGCAGCTTTGGCTGGTGGTTGAGATGATTTACTGTTACAGGAAGATTGCAGCAGCAGGCGAGGAAGCCCTAAGAGAGAGCGC GGCGGAGTATTTAGCTATAGCTTCGGAAAGTAAAGATAATTGTGCAGGTGAACAAGTGGCAGAATAG